The genome window GACGGGGGTTTCCAGGTCGGCGGGCAGGGTGCGTACCAGTGGTGCAGGTACGCTTTTTGCCGATACGGGTAAAGACACGTGGGTCAGGGGTTGGGTCATTCCATTCCTCCTCTGGTTGGTTAATCAAAAAAACCTCTCCGTCCATTGGGACGAGAGAGGTTTCTCGCGGTGCCACCCAATTTAGGCTGGGGTTGGGGTTTAATCAAAATCCCCGTCGTGACGACGACGGGGAAGAAAGCCAGCCTCACTCATGGGGTACGGCGGTTCTGGATGAACCGGTTATACCCTTTGCCCAAATAACGGCGGCAACTCCGGCGCGGGATACTCGGCACTCTGCCTTTCACCCTGCGGCTCCGGGAACCATTCCCCCTCGCGGAACGGGCAGGGCTTTCACCTTTCCCCTGCTCTCTGTACCGTCGTGGCGAAGGGTACTCTTTCCCTTCACAGCCTTTATGGTGCTCAAATGTTGGTTATTTTATAGCAAGTTCACCGGTAAAAGTCAAGCCTTTTTGGGGGCATTTTTTCAGGTTTTTGGCGTTTCTGAATGCCCCCTGGTTTCAGGCGCTGTGCCTTGTCCGGGGAAGCCGTGCACCAGCAGGTCCCAGCCTTGCAGGAACAGGCTGATTTGCGCCAGCGCCAGCCAGGCGAGGATGAAAGTCATCAGTACGCGGAAGATGGATACCCAGGTGAGCAGGCGCTTTTCAAAATTCAGCAGTTTCATCTGCAGGTCTTCTACCAGGAGCAGGTATTCATCCACCACGTTTTTCATTTCCAGGACGACTTCCTCGATACCGCTCATCTGCCCGCTGATGGTTTCCAGCCCGCTTTCCATTTTGGCGTTTTCGCTACTGGCAGTTTGTACGCCCTGCTGGGCATCCTGCAGAGCGGCAGGAATATTATCCAGACTGCTGTTCACCTCGCCAATGGCAGTATGCAGGGCGACTTCCGGCGGTTTGACAAAATTGCTCAAAATGGGCACCTGGCTTAACCCGTACAGGAAGATATCCAGCGTCTGGGCGGCGGTTTGCGCGGCTTGCAGGGTGACCTGTGTGGTACGGATGGCGGCGGGCAGGGATTCGCCCAACAGGGTGTGGAAGGCTTCCAGCGCGGGGGAAAAGCCTTCTACGGTGGCGGTGACTCCATCCAGCGTTTGGTGAATGGCTGAAAGGGTTGTTTGGGCTTCCTCCAGCGAAGTGCGGGCAGTGTACAGCCCTTTGGCAGTATTGAGCAAAGCCCGTTCGGTCAAATCACCGGTGGCGATGATAGCGCTGCGGGCTTCGTCCAGAAAACGGTTGGTCAAGATGATCGCCGCGATGCTGAAAAGGACTCCCAGAATCGCCATGCCGATCAGGGTAATCCCGGTGATGCGGCTCGCCATATTGCGCATGAAGACCTCCTTTCCTGCATCCTGTCCGATGAAGAATACAAGCCGTTTAGCCTTCTTCGGTAAAGTCGTCGCCTTCAGCAGTCTCTATGCTGGGGGTGTCTTCGGCAGGATGCACCTGACTGTCCAGCGCGTGAGTAGTCAGCTGGTAATGGTTTTTCAAATCATCCCGCACCGTACCTTCCCAGAGAGGGGTGCCGTCAAAGTAGGCGGCGCGGGCAATCATATGGGCGGCAACCGGTGCAGTGAGGATCAGGAAGATAATGGTCGCCAGCGCCCGGCTGGTAATGACGAAATCCTGAAAGTGCAGGATGGTGGCAAACAACAGCGTGCCTACTCCAAGCGTTCCGGCTTTAGCCGTTGCCGACATGCGCAGGAACAAATCGGGCATGCGCAGAATGCCGATAGAGGCAAGGAAGATGAAGAAGGCTCCCAAAAATGCCAGTCCAACAATCACAATGTTCATCTCCTCTCTCCTTACACGCGCTGTTCAATGTAGTAGGCAAAGGCTACCGTGCCCAGAAACGAAATCAGCGCCAGGATGATGGCAACATCCAGAAAAGCCGGTTGGTTGGCACGCACCGAGGCAACCGCAATCACGCCGATAATCTCCGCGGTGATCAGATCCAGCGCCACCACCCGGTCAGGCAAGCGCGGACCGCGGATGAGCCGAATCACGGTGAAGATGAATGCCAGCCCAATCAATCCAATCACGAGTGTCCACATCCAATCCATGATCATTCGAACAACTCCATGATGCGTCTTTCATAATCCTGCTTAATTTTCTGGATAAATTCTTCCGGACTTTCCAACCACAGCGTGTGGACGAAGAGTAATGTTCGGTCACTGGAAACATCCAGCGAGAGCGTTCCCGGTGTGAGGGTGAGTAAATTCATCAGCAGAGAAATCTCTGCCGGGCTTTTCAGGCTGAGCGGGACGCCAACCACGGCAGGGCGGAGCCTGGGTCGGGGCGAAAGCACAGTGACCGCAACGCGGAGATTGGCGAGGAAAATTTCCCACGCCATGAAAAGGATAAATTCCACTGCTCGGGGAAAGCGTCGAAAATAGCGCGTCTGGGGACGCCGGGAGAAGGCAAGCCACAGGATGAGGTAAGCCAGGGCAAACCCTCCGATGAGGTTTTCCGGCTCAAAATTCCCCGTCAGTGCGCCCCAAGCAATGGCAAGCAAAACATTCAGCAAAAAGAGCCTCATGGAAGACCTCCCAACACCGCTTGGACATACAGCGAGGGCTGAAGAAGTTGATGGGCGGCTTGCAGGCTTAACGTCATGATGGGATTGGCAAGCAAACCTAACAGCACGCTCACGAGGACGATTCCACTCACCGCTCCCCAGAGATTGGCGGGCAAGGCGCCTTTTTCCTCCCGTTTGGCAGGTTTCCAGAAGGCTTCCTGCCAGATTTTGCTCATCGAAAACAGAGTCAACAGGCTCACCGCCAGCGAGACGGCAACAATTGCCCCTTGTTGTACTTCCAGCCCGGCGCGCACCAGTGCCAGTTTGGCAAAAAAGCCCGAGAAAGGCGGTAACCCTGCCAGCGAAAGGGCGGGGAAGGCGAACAGCAGAGCCATGGCTGGCTGAGTTTGGGCAAGGTTGCCCAGCGGTTTCAGGTTAAACGTCCCTGTCAGACGCTGTATCATCCCCGAAACCAGAAAGAGTGCGGCTTTGGCAATTACCACGTGCAGGGTGAAGAAAATCGTCCCTGCCAGTGCCAGCGGAGTGAACAACCCCAGCCCCATGATGAGATAACCAATCTGGCTGATGATGTGAAACGATAGCAAGCGGCGCAAATCCCACTGGGCGGCGGCGCCCAGCACGCCGGTGACCATAGTGAATCCCGCCAGGATGAGCAGGATAGACTGAAGGATGGTGCCGTTCATGGGGAAAATCAGCGTGAAGACGCGAAGCATGGCGTACACACCCACCTTGGTCAACAATCCCGAAAACAGCGCCGTGACGGCGATTGGCGGGGTGTGGTAGGATGCCGGCAGCCAGAAAAACAGCGGGAAGATGGCGGCTTTAATCCCAAAAGCCACCAGGAAAATTGCCGAAAGCACCAGCGGCAGGGTGGAATGCTCCACTTCGCGAATCTGCACGGCAAGGTCTGCCATGTTCAGCGTGCCGGTCATGCTGTAAGTCAAACCGGCGGCAATCAGGAAAAAGGTGGAGCCAATCAGGTTCAGCAGGACGTACTTGGTGGCGCCCTCCAATTGCGCGCGGTGACCACCCAGCGCCATCAGCACAAAGGAAGCCATCAGCATCACTTCAAACCACACGTACAGGTTGAACAAATCACCGGTAGTAAATGCGCCGAAGACTCCCATGAGCAACAGGAAAAACAGAGGGTAAAACCCGTAGCGCGCCTGGGCTTCATCTACTTCGGTGAGGCTGAAAAGGGCGATGAACCACGCCAGCACGCTGGTCATGGTGACCATCAGGGCACTCAGCAGGTCTATGGTGATGGTGATGCCGAAAGGTGCTCGCCAGGCTCCCACCTGAATCACAAGGAATTGTTCTTTTTGTACCAGAAGAAGCAGGACAATGGAGAGTGCCACAAAAGAAGTACTGCCAGCCACCCCCAGCCATCGCAACACGCGGGTGCGTTGCCAGAAAATTAGCCCCAGAATACCCCAAACCAGTGCCAGGACGATGGGTGCAATGCTCAATCCGTTCAT of Anaerolinea thermophila UNI-1 contains these proteins:
- the mnhG gene encoding monovalent cation/H(+) antiporter subunit G is translated as MNIVIVGLAFLGAFFIFLASIGILRMPDLFLRMSATAKAGTLGVGTLLFATILHFQDFVITSRALATIIFLILTAPVAAHMIARAAYFDGTPLWEGTVRDDLKNHYQLTTHALDSQVHPAEDTPSIETAEGDDFTEEG
- a CDS encoding monovalent cation/H+ antiporter complex subunit F, translated to MIMDWMWTLVIGLIGLAFIFTVIRLIRGPRLPDRVVALDLITAEIIGVIAVASVRANQPAFLDVAIILALISFLGTVAFAYYIEQRV
- a CDS encoding Na+/H+ antiporter subunit E; protein product: MRLFLLNVLLAIAWGALTGNFEPENLIGGFALAYLILWLAFSRRPQTRYFRRFPRAVEFILFMAWEIFLANLRVAVTVLSPRPRLRPAVVGVPLSLKSPAEISLLMNLLTLTPGTLSLDVSSDRTLLFVHTLWLESPEEFIQKIKQDYERRIMELFE
- a CDS encoding Na+/H+ antiporter subunit D; amino-acid sequence: MNGLSIAPIVLALVWGILGLIFWQRTRVLRWLGVAGSTSFVALSIVLLLLVQKEQFLVIQVGAWRAPFGITITIDLLSALMVTMTSVLAWFIALFSLTEVDEAQARYGFYPLFFLLLMGVFGAFTTGDLFNLYVWFEVMLMASFVLMALGGHRAQLEGATKYVLLNLIGSTFFLIAAGLTYSMTGTLNMADLAVQIREVEHSTLPLVLSAIFLVAFGIKAAIFPLFFWLPASYHTPPIAVTALFSGLLTKVGVYAMLRVFTLIFPMNGTILQSILLILAGFTMVTGVLGAAAQWDLRRLLSFHIISQIGYLIMGLGLFTPLALAGTIFFTLHVVIAKAALFLVSGMIQRLTGTFNLKPLGNLAQTQPAMALLFAFPALSLAGLPPFSGFFAKLALVRAGLEVQQGAIVAVSLAVSLLTLFSMSKIWQEAFWKPAKREEKGALPANLWGAVSGIVLVSVLLGLLANPIMTLSLQAAHQLLQPSLYVQAVLGGLP